The following proteins are co-located in the Theropithecus gelada isolate Dixy chromosome 19, Tgel_1.0, whole genome shotgun sequence genome:
- the RRAS gene encoding ras-related protein R-Ras isoform X1 gives MSSGAASGTGRGRPRGGGPGPGDPPPSETHKLVVVGGGGVGKSALTIQFIQSYFVSDYDPTIEDSYTKICSVDGIPARLDILDTAGQEEFGAMREQYMRAGHGFLLVFAINDRQSFNEVGKLFTQILRVKDRDDFPVVLVGNKADLEAQRQVPRSEASAFGASHHVAYFEASAKLRLNVDEAFEQLVRAVRKYQEQELPPSPPSAPRKKGGGCPCVLL, from the exons ATGAGCAGCGGGGCGGCGTCCGGGACAGGGCGGGGGCGGCCCCGGGGCGGGGGACCTGGGCCCGGGGACCCCCCGCCCAGCGAGACACACAAGCTGGTGGTCGTGGGCGGCGGCGGCGTGGGCAAGAGCGCGCTGACCATCCAGTTCATCCAG TCCTACTTCGTGTCTGACTACGACCCCACTATTGAGGACTCCTACACGAAGATCTGCAGTGTGGATGGGATCCCGGCCCGGCTGGACA TCCTGGACACTGCGGGCCAGGAGGAGTTCGGGGCCATGAGAGAGCAGTACATGCGTGCCGGCCATGGCTTCCTGCTGGTGTTTGCCATTAACGACCGGCAGAG TTTCAACGAGGTGGGCAAGCTCTTCACGCAGATTCTCCGGGTCAAGGACCGCGATGACTTCCCCGTTGTGTTGGTCGGGAACAAGGCGGATCTGGAGGCACAGCGCCAG GTCCCCCGATCAGAAGCATCTGCCTTCGGCGCCTCCCACCACGTGGCCTACTTTGAGGCCTCGGCCAAACTGCGTCTCAACGTGGACGAGGCTTTTGAGCAGCTGGTGCGGGCTGTCCG GAAATATCAGGAACAAGAGCTCCCACCCAGCCCTCCTAGTGCCCCCAGGAAGAAGGGCGGGGGCTGCCCCTGCGTCCTCCTGTAG
- the RRAS gene encoding ras-related protein R-Ras isoform X2, whose product MSSGAASGTGRGRPRGGGPGPGDPPPSETHKLVVVGGGGVGKSALTIQFIQLSLSCQSYFVSDYDPTIEDSYTKICSVDGIPARLDILDTAGQEEFGAMREQYMRAGHGFLLVFAINDRQSFNEVGKLFTQILRVKDRDDFPVVLVGNKADLEAQRQVPRSEASAFGASHHVAYFEASAKLRLNVDEAFEQLVRAVRKYQEQELPPSPPSAPRKKGGGCPCVLL is encoded by the exons ATGAGCAGCGGGGCGGCGTCCGGGACAGGGCGGGGGCGGCCCCGGGGCGGGGGACCTGGGCCCGGGGACCCCCCGCCCAGCGAGACACACAAGCTGGTGGTCGTGGGCGGCGGCGGCGTGGGCAAGAGCGCGCTGACCATCCAGTTCATCCAG CTCTCCCTATCCTGCCAGTCCTACTTCGTGTCTGACTACGACCCCACTATTGAGGACTCCTACACGAAGATCTGCAGTGTGGATGGGATCCCGGCCCGGCTGGACA TCCTGGACACTGCGGGCCAGGAGGAGTTCGGGGCCATGAGAGAGCAGTACATGCGTGCCGGCCATGGCTTCCTGCTGGTGTTTGCCATTAACGACCGGCAGAG TTTCAACGAGGTGGGCAAGCTCTTCACGCAGATTCTCCGGGTCAAGGACCGCGATGACTTCCCCGTTGTGTTGGTCGGGAACAAGGCGGATCTGGAGGCACAGCGCCAG GTCCCCCGATCAGAAGCATCTGCCTTCGGCGCCTCCCACCACGTGGCCTACTTTGAGGCCTCGGCCAAACTGCGTCTCAACGTGGACGAGGCTTTTGAGCAGCTGGTGCGGGCTGTCCG GAAATATCAGGAACAAGAGCTCCCACCCAGCCCTCCTAGTGCCCCCAGGAAGAAGGGCGGGGGCTGCCCCTGCGTCCTCCTGTAG